In Streptomyces capitiformicae, one genomic interval encodes:
- a CDS encoding class F sortase, with protein sequence MYSSEPAEAEEEERRRKRAPWGVIALVLLTGLALIRNGSGEFDVGPPQPASAAAADSRTTPRGTFTNVPDPLPYAMVERVRIPSIQVDAPVVPVGLDPQGWVDAPPAQDPNLAGWFTGAVSPGERGTAVIVGHVDNDRGPAVFYGLGALKKGSRVEIRRGDAKTAVFEIYGIEVFEKNNFPGDRVYGNSGIPELRVITCGGGFSQQNGYDGNVVVFARLVEVR encoded by the coding sequence ATGTATTCGTCCGAACCGGCCGAGGCCGAAGAGGAGGAGCGGAGGAGGAAGCGTGCGCCGTGGGGCGTGATAGCGCTGGTCCTGCTGACCGGTCTCGCCCTCATTCGCAACGGCTCGGGGGAGTTCGACGTGGGTCCGCCGCAGCCCGCGTCGGCGGCGGCCGCCGACAGCCGCACCACCCCCCGCGGCACCTTCACCAATGTGCCCGATCCGCTGCCGTACGCCATGGTCGAACGGGTGCGGATCCCTTCGATCCAGGTCGACGCCCCGGTCGTGCCCGTCGGTCTGGACCCCCAGGGCTGGGTCGACGCGCCGCCCGCCCAGGACCCGAACCTCGCGGGCTGGTTCACCGGCGCGGTCTCCCCCGGCGAGCGGGGTACGGCCGTGATCGTGGGGCACGTCGACAACGATCGAGGGCCCGCGGTGTTCTACGGACTCGGGGCGCTCAAGAAGGGCAGCCGGGTCGAGATCCGGCGCGGGGACGCGAAGACCGCCGTGTTCGAGATCTACGGAATCGAGGTCTTCGAGAAGAACAACTTCCCCGGCGACCGCGTCTACGGAAACAGCGGAATTCCCGAGTTGCGGGTCATCACCTGCGGAGGAGGTTTCTCCCAGCAGAACGGCTACGACGGAAACGTCGTTGTTTTCGCCCGCCTGGTCGAGGTTCGCTGA
- a CDS encoding LPXTG cell wall anchor domain-containing protein, producing the protein MRTTRALAASAAAVALVGIAAPTATAWEQPTSVTASPNAVARGGQIVLTVSGGNACATMGSTISSNAFPTTNLTSRDGRTATATVRINANANPGAYDVFTHCEGQRKKFEDVFTVIGGVRGGLGGSSSTGATPTDIAIGGGLVAAALIGGGLFWMRRRSENKI; encoded by the coding sequence ATGCGTACTACTCGTGCCCTCGCGGCCTCGGCCGCCGCGGTCGCCCTGGTCGGCATCGCCGCCCCGACGGCCACCGCCTGGGAGCAACCGACCTCGGTCACGGCCAGCCCCAACGCCGTCGCCCGCGGCGGGCAGATCGTGCTCACCGTCAGCGGCGGCAACGCCTGCGCGACGATGGGCAGCACGATCAGCTCGAACGCCTTCCCCACCACCAATCTCACGTCCCGTGACGGCAGGACGGCGACGGCGACGGTGCGGATCAACGCCAACGCCAACCCCGGGGCGTACGACGTCTTCACCCACTGCGAAGGCCAGCGAAAGAAGTTCGAGGACGTCTTCACCGTCATCGGCGGCGTCCGCGGCGGTCTCGGCGGCAGCAGCTCCACCGGGGCCACGCCTACCGACATCGCCATCGGCGGCGGGCTCGTCGCCGCCGCGCTCATCGGCGGTGGCCTGTTCTGGATGCGCCGCCGCTCGGAGAACAAGATTTGA
- a CDS encoding bestrophin-like domain, which yields MSEWLVLTLAMGAACVVVLLVAVVRHHAAPADEDPSETPDVIEYITMMIGVVYAIVLGLAIAGVWEARSVAQDHVQAEAQALHEIRERVRVYPEDVRDRIRADLDAYVGHVVTTEWKAMAEKGEMTEKGTELLDTVRRDVTDYQPRSDFEAQAYQPLLDQMAAADAARNARADSTGETMPGVVWFGLITGAVVTVGMVFALQIRRTARELILAGLFSALIAFLLFLIWDFDSPYSRGLTATVDPFRALFPNAGG from the coding sequence TTGTCGGAATGGCTTGTTCTCACCCTCGCGATGGGGGCGGCGTGTGTCGTCGTCCTCCTCGTGGCCGTCGTACGGCATCACGCCGCGCCGGCGGACGAGGACCCGTCCGAGACCCCGGACGTCATCGAGTACATCACCATGATGATCGGCGTGGTGTACGCCATCGTCCTGGGCCTGGCCATCGCCGGGGTCTGGGAGGCCCGCAGCGTCGCCCAGGACCATGTCCAGGCGGAGGCCCAGGCGCTGCACGAGATCAGGGAGCGGGTGCGGGTGTACCCCGAGGATGTGCGCGACCGTATCCGAGCCGACCTCGACGCGTATGTCGGCCACGTCGTGACCACGGAGTGGAAGGCCATGGCCGAGAAGGGGGAGATGACCGAGAAGGGTACGGAGCTCCTCGACACCGTCCGCCGGGACGTCACCGACTACCAGCCGAGGAGCGACTTCGAGGCGCAGGCCTACCAACCGCTGCTCGACCAGATGGCCGCGGCCGACGCGGCGCGCAACGCCCGCGCCGACTCGACCGGCGAGACCATGCCGGGCGTGGTGTGGTTCGGTCTGATCACCGGCGCCGTGGTGACCGTGGGCATGGTCTTCGCGCTGCAGATCCGGCGTACGGCACGAGAGCTGATCCTCGCCGGCCTGTTCTCCGCCCTCATCGCCTTCCTGCTCTTCCTCATCTGGGACTTCGACTCGCCCTACAGCCGGGGACTCACGGCCACGGTGGACCCGTTCCGCGCGCTGTTCCCGAACGCGGGCGGGTGA
- a CDS encoding SCO0930 family lipoprotein, translating to MKTSWRSASLVATAAAVLVLTTACGQEQGSTSSQNVGAASTPTLGAGAIAGVGAAGSGSNAQEQAQSTTAASAGALTVWNSDEYGKVLTDSAGRTLYRFDKDSFQPPKTTCEGQCATTWPPVPASGATAAEGVDKSLLGEVTRPDGTKQLTVSGWPLYYYAKDTKAGDINGQAVGGTWYASAPDGKKASTKGGGGADSGDAGDAGGEAVEQAGLTTRNDPDFGEIVVDKNGMTVYRFMKDTQWPMSTACTGACLDKWPVVAPVDKNDTKGILLKGYTVFDRPDGIKQQTINCIPLYTFASDKAPGDTKGQGVGGTWFVINGDGEPIRAQK from the coding sequence ATGAAGACCTCCTGGCGGAGCGCCTCACTCGTAGCGACAGCTGCGGCTGTGCTGGTGCTGACGACGGCGTGCGGTCAGGAACAGGGCTCCACATCGAGTCAGAATGTGGGCGCGGCTTCCACCCCGACGCTCGGGGCCGGCGCCATCGCCGGTGTCGGCGCGGCCGGTTCCGGTTCCAATGCGCAGGAGCAGGCCCAGTCGACGACGGCCGCCTCGGCGGGCGCACTGACCGTGTGGAACAGTGACGAGTACGGCAAGGTCCTCACGGACAGCGCCGGACGCACCCTGTACCGCTTCGACAAGGACTCCTTCCAGCCGCCGAAGACGACCTGTGAGGGCCAGTGCGCCACCACCTGGCCGCCGGTGCCCGCCTCGGGCGCCACCGCCGCCGAGGGCGTGGACAAGTCGCTGCTCGGCGAGGTCACCCGGCCCGACGGCACCAAGCAGCTGACGGTCAGCGGCTGGCCCCTCTACTACTACGCCAAGGACACCAAGGCCGGTGACATCAACGGCCAGGCCGTGGGCGGCACTTGGTACGCCTCGGCGCCCGACGGCAAGAAGGCTTCCACGAAGGGCGGCGGCGGCGCCGACAGCGGTGACGCGGGCGACGCCGGTGGCGAGGCGGTCGAGCAGGCTGGCCTGACCACCCGCAATGACCCGGACTTCGGCGAGATCGTCGTCGACAAGAACGGCATGACGGTCTATCGGTTCATGAAGGACACGCAGTGGCCGATGTCCACCGCGTGCACCGGCGCCTGCCTCGACAAGTGGCCCGTCGTCGCCCCGGTCGACAAGAACGACACCAAGGGCATCCTGCTGAAGGGCTACACGGTCTTCGACCGGCCCGACGGCATCAAGCAGCAGACCATCAACTGCATTCCGCTCTACACCTTCGCCAGCGACAAGGCCCCCGGTGACACCAAGGGCCAGGGTGTGGGCGGCACCTGGTTCGTCATCAACGGCGACGGAGAGCCGATCCGCGCGCAGAAGTAA